Proteins encoded together in one Planctomyces sp. SH-PL14 window:
- a CDS encoding ankyrin repeat domain-containing protein has protein sequence MSLTAKNYAEWCRLSGLYLANLSHVDRYRTYAKLLSPAGLTVAIVSEFLEDANPALDVNDWRTHRVYEFGPEQAERVERTVSALQEIGADGLAQAVASARSRSPFDAIQNMLTGGVPDFTALGMQANPFDMLNSLRESLGRMLPGMEGAPTSNDADTPLDTPDPMKEDRRRVDELLERFAASHGAALGEDIDRHGDPRREPGFTVERRMKELGALRDRWLSHQAQAEAIETLTTIMAKLPKVSGQKTAGKEKKAAQHIRQLLRQYREKTKELRQIAPDDRSDQLEAFQPKWEAFETEYADLVRPDVIGSAALRRAAEEIGEFSAESERKSTTLEWSGPRGFECDWTTFALTVDVPAKSKTAIAASLKAVERLRQEFPRLQEEWRRQTLESFRENYQGQMDDEELEEYDLDDNGEPTDSGILRQVGAGSLVLSTADPEGRSFSLTAHLQVDWDQEHGFELECDIELDNGDAPPAAEFDPGDVTLTDTGPQLSAEDLQRFESTFEIAIPADYRDFLLRFNGGVPSKTYLVRNQDGVENNWHVVRFLSAAGTSAASFPPGSLEASLHLRDGSRITSHLLPIAQLRKGSFDPINRGAVLAIIRSGKRAGKIGVFDAEMMLEPLVGQGIPLEAALDEVIRYPLLMAASFAALWSKLQPAPEIVVPDWLRFIRQNDVEAFLAWATAGGKLNERLVEPGAELQPTVVDLLAAEASDELLAAVVKQKVVPPKSLKVSWRQYLFIDVPRFRKLMPHLPKDHWPVVLASPVAFDHPDLLDELAAAGVKIDAPIDDEGATPLHLAVQLGRKDAVRWLLDRGADPKKKDRYGRSALLWAENGPGHACLAMLEGRAEPAPTGAASTDAAGVAALAQAAAALGPGLTLRLQIEMTSPPVTRIEKVYYADVGCHYRLTFEVNNGQVTFNDTRSPRQDYLRGATWTEALFAPIVQWPELTPLWETLSVSEFDVGRAIRSRKYQPPPRPDLQAAARSALEQAFDPREAAARGINISK, from the coding sequence ATGTCGCTGACTGCGAAGAACTACGCGGAATGGTGTCGGCTGTCCGGCCTCTATCTGGCCAACCTGTCACACGTCGACCGCTACCGGACCTACGCCAAACTCCTCTCACCCGCCGGACTGACCGTCGCCATCGTCAGCGAGTTCCTCGAAGACGCGAACCCCGCCCTCGACGTCAACGACTGGCGAACACATCGCGTCTACGAATTCGGCCCCGAACAGGCCGAACGCGTTGAGCGCACCGTCTCGGCCCTCCAGGAAATTGGAGCCGACGGCCTCGCCCAGGCGGTCGCGTCGGCCAGGAGCCGTTCGCCGTTCGATGCCATCCAGAACATGCTTACGGGAGGCGTCCCCGACTTCACAGCCCTCGGAATGCAGGCCAATCCCTTCGACATGCTCAATTCTCTGCGGGAGTCGCTGGGACGGATGCTCCCGGGAATGGAAGGAGCGCCGACGTCGAACGACGCCGACACGCCGCTCGATACCCCCGACCCGATGAAGGAGGACCGGCGACGCGTCGACGAACTGCTCGAGCGGTTCGCCGCCTCCCACGGCGCGGCACTCGGCGAGGACATCGACCGCCACGGCGATCCGCGGCGCGAGCCGGGATTCACGGTCGAGCGGCGGATGAAGGAGCTCGGGGCCCTGCGCGACCGCTGGCTGTCTCATCAGGCTCAGGCCGAGGCGATCGAGACGCTGACGACGATCATGGCGAAGCTCCCCAAGGTCAGCGGACAGAAGACGGCAGGGAAGGAGAAGAAGGCGGCCCAGCACATCCGGCAGCTGCTGCGGCAGTACCGCGAGAAGACGAAGGAACTCCGCCAGATCGCCCCGGACGATCGGAGTGATCAGCTCGAAGCGTTCCAGCCGAAGTGGGAAGCGTTCGAGACGGAGTACGCAGATCTCGTCCGCCCCGACGTGATCGGAAGCGCCGCCCTTCGCCGCGCGGCGGAAGAGATCGGGGAGTTCTCCGCCGAGTCGGAGCGGAAGTCGACCACGCTGGAGTGGAGCGGACCCCGCGGCTTCGAGTGCGACTGGACGACGTTCGCCCTCACGGTCGACGTTCCCGCCAAGTCGAAGACCGCCATCGCGGCATCCCTGAAAGCGGTCGAACGGCTGCGCCAGGAGTTCCCCCGTCTGCAGGAGGAGTGGCGACGGCAGACGCTTGAGTCGTTCCGCGAGAACTATCAGGGGCAGATGGATGACGAGGAACTCGAGGAGTACGACCTCGACGACAACGGAGAGCCGACCGACTCCGGAATCCTGCGGCAGGTCGGGGCCGGTTCCCTCGTCCTGTCGACCGCCGACCCCGAGGGACGCAGCTTCAGCCTGACCGCTCACCTCCAGGTGGACTGGGATCAGGAGCACGGCTTCGAGCTCGAATGTGATATCGAGCTGGACAACGGGGACGCGCCGCCGGCTGCGGAGTTCGATCCGGGCGATGTCACGCTCACTGACACGGGACCGCAACTCTCGGCGGAAGACCTTCAGCGGTTCGAGTCGACTTTCGAGATCGCCATTCCCGCGGACTATCGGGACTTCCTGCTCCGATTCAACGGCGGCGTTCCATCGAAGACGTATCTCGTCCGCAATCAGGACGGCGTCGAGAACAACTGGCACGTCGTCCGGTTCCTGTCGGCGGCGGGGACCTCCGCCGCGTCGTTTCCTCCCGGCAGCCTGGAGGCGTCCCTGCATCTTCGCGACGGATCGCGAATCACCTCCCATCTGCTCCCGATCGCTCAGCTCCGGAAGGGGAGCTTCGATCCGATCAACCGGGGCGCCGTACTGGCGATCATTCGGTCCGGAAAGCGGGCGGGGAAGATCGGCGTGTTCGATGCCGAGATGATGCTGGAACCGCTCGTGGGCCAGGGGATCCCGCTGGAGGCGGCTCTCGACGAGGTGATCCGTTACCCCCTCCTCATGGCGGCCAGCTTTGCGGCTCTGTGGAGCAAGCTCCAGCCCGCTCCGGAGATCGTGGTCCCCGACTGGCTGCGGTTCATCCGGCAGAACGACGTCGAAGCCTTTCTCGCCTGGGCGACGGCGGGGGGGAAGCTCAACGAGCGGCTTGTCGAACCGGGGGCCGAACTGCAGCCGACCGTCGTTGACCTCCTGGCGGCCGAGGCCTCCGATGAACTCCTCGCTGCCGTGGTGAAGCAGAAGGTCGTCCCTCCGAAGTCCCTCAAGGTGTCGTGGCGGCAATATCTGTTCATCGACGTTCCGCGGTTTCGGAAGCTGATGCCACACCTGCCGAAAGACCACTGGCCCGTGGTCCTCGCGTCTCCCGTTGCGTTCGACCATCCGGACCTGCTGGACGAACTGGCCGCGGCGGGGGTCAAGATCGATGCGCCGATCGATGACGAGGGAGCGACGCCGTTACACCTGGCGGTTCAACTCGGACGCAAGGACGCCGTCCGCTGGCTGCTCGATCGTGGGGCTGATCCGAAGAAGAAAGATCGCTACGGCCGCAGTGCCCTGCTCTGGGCCGAGAACGGCCCCGGCCACGCCTGCCTGGCGATGCTGGAAGGCCGAGCCGAACCGGCTCCCACGGGGGCAGCTTCCACCGACGCGGCGGGTGTCGCCGCTCTGGCCCAGGCCGCCGCCGCCCTCGGTCCGGGACTGACTCTGCGGCTGCAGATAGAGATGACTTCCCCTCCGGTCACGCGGATCGAGAAGGTCTACTATGCGGACGTCGGGTGTCACTATCGACTGACGTTCGAGGTCAACAACGGACAGGTCACGTTCAACGACACGCGTTCGCCGCGCCAGGATTACCTTCGGGGGGCGACATGGACCGAGGCGCTGTTCGCGCCGATTGTGCAGTGGCCGGAGCTGACGCCGTTGTGGGAGACGCTGTCGGTCTCGGAGTTCGACGTCGGGAGAGCGATCAGGAGCCGGAAGTACCAGCCGCCGCCGCGCCCCGATCTCCAGGCCGCCGCCCGTTCTGCGCTGGAGCAGGCGTTTGACCCGCGGGAGGCGGCCGCCCGCGGAATCAACATCTCCAAGTGA
- a CDS encoding metallophosphoesterase family protein gives MRAIISDIHGNLEALEAVLADIRTLGIKEVFCLGDIIGYGPNPRECIDLVMQNCTVTILGNHDNAALFDPEGFNPQAERAIFWTRKQLESDDTAKNDKRWEFLGDLPRMRREANFLFVHGSARNPLNEYVFPEDIYNQRKMERIFGLVESYCFQGHTHIPGVFQEEYSFSSPDEIGSEVKLGDRKVLVNVGSVGQPRDGDSRAAYIVLDQTAKTVQFRRVLYDIEKTISKIYAIPELDNFLGDRLRDGR, from the coding sequence TTGAGAGCGATCATCAGCGATATTCACGGGAACCTTGAAGCCCTGGAGGCGGTGCTCGCGGATATTCGCACCCTGGGGATCAAAGAGGTCTTCTGTCTCGGCGACATCATCGGCTACGGGCCGAATCCGCGCGAGTGCATCGATCTCGTGATGCAGAACTGCACGGTCACGATTCTGGGGAACCACGACAACGCGGCTCTCTTCGATCCGGAAGGCTTCAACCCGCAGGCCGAGCGGGCGATCTTCTGGACGCGCAAGCAGCTCGAGTCGGACGACACCGCCAAGAATGACAAGCGGTGGGAGTTCCTCGGCGACCTCCCCCGGATGCGGCGCGAGGCCAACTTCCTCTTCGTGCACGGCTCCGCCCGCAACCCGCTCAACGAATACGTCTTCCCGGAAGACATCTACAACCAGCGGAAGATGGAGCGGATCTTCGGCCTGGTCGAGAGCTACTGCTTCCAGGGCCACACCCACATTCCGGGTGTCTTCCAGGAGGAGTACTCATTTTCCTCGCCCGACGAAATCGGGAGCGAAGTGAAGCTGGGAGACCGGAAGGTCCTCGTCAACGTCGGCTCAGTCGGCCAGCCCCGCGACGGCGATTCCCGCGCCGCCTACATCGTCCTCGACCAGACGGCGAAGACTGTCCAGTTCCGCCGGGTGCTCTACGACATCGAGAAAACGATCTCGAAGATCTATGCTATCCCCGAGCTCGATAACTTCCTCGGGGACCGGCTCCGCGATGGCCGGTAG
- a CDS encoding glycosyltransferase family 4 protein, whose protein sequence is MAPAISRRILQVISPSHMSGAEMQLVRLTKQMQARGHLLHTCSKKGSSANEEFRVRGIDAEPLSIGGKFSLTAVPALAAAARRHKAELIQSTLSSASWWSGWLETFGGPPSVGHVQGFTSAAWHRRQSHLIAVSQAVKDDMVVQGIAAERITVMHNALAPEEFVPKRAPLEVRQEFGADARTPVIGTFGHLSEKKGYRDLFPAIPQVLKQFPTAQFWVIGVGKLREELEEYARANGFLGQVRFTGYRRDAADLMGAIDIMCLPSHREPCALVYVEAALSEKPIVACRAGGAPESIADGETGLLVPAKNSDAIAVAIKTLLDNRDRAIAMGKAGRTRALEIFGWDRCIQTLESIWTRVLDERRSRKAA, encoded by the coding sequence ATGGCACCCGCCATCTCCCGACGCATCCTCCAGGTCATCTCCCCCTCCCACATGTCGGGAGCCGAGATGCAACTGGTCCGCCTGACCAAGCAGATGCAGGCCCGCGGCCACCTCCTGCACACCTGCTCCAAGAAAGGGAGCTCCGCCAACGAGGAGTTCCGCGTCCGCGGCATCGACGCCGAACCTCTCTCCATCGGCGGAAAGTTCAGCCTTACCGCCGTTCCCGCCCTCGCCGCCGCCGCCCGCCGACACAAGGCCGAACTCATCCAGTCGACCCTTTCCAGCGCCAGCTGGTGGTCCGGCTGGCTCGAAACCTTCGGCGGGCCCCCCTCGGTCGGACACGTCCAGGGCTTTACCTCCGCTGCCTGGCACCGCCGCCAGTCCCACCTCATCGCCGTCTCACAGGCGGTCAAGGACGACATGGTCGTCCAGGGGATCGCGGCCGAGCGGATCACCGTCATGCACAATGCCCTCGCCCCGGAAGAATTCGTTCCGAAGCGGGCCCCGCTCGAAGTCCGACAGGAATTCGGCGCCGACGCCCGGACCCCGGTGATCGGAACCTTCGGCCACCTCTCGGAGAAGAAGGGCTACCGCGATCTCTTCCCGGCGATCCCGCAGGTCCTCAAGCAGTTTCCGACGGCTCAGTTCTGGGTGATCGGCGTCGGCAAGCTCCGCGAGGAGCTGGAAGAGTACGCCCGCGCGAACGGCTTCCTGGGACAGGTCCGGTTCACCGGCTACCGCCGCGACGCGGCCGACCTGATGGGGGCCATCGACATCATGTGCCTCCCATCGCACCGCGAGCCGTGCGCGCTCGTCTACGTCGAGGCGGCCCTCTCGGAGAAGCCGATCGTCGCCTGCCGCGCCGGCGGGGCTCCGGAGTCGATCGCCGACGGCGAGACCGGACTGCTCGTGCCGGCGAAGAACAGCGATGCGATCGCCGTCGCGATCAAGACCCTGCTGGACAACCGCGACCGGGCCATCGCGATGGGGAAGGCCGGCCGCACCCGGGCCCTCGAAATCTTCGGCTGGGACCGCTGCATCCAGACCCTGGAATCGATCTGGACGCGAGTCCTCGACGAACGCCGATCCCGCAAAGCGGCTTGA
- a CDS encoding M24 family metallopeptidase, whose translation MLTREGCLARQKRVWDLVPADVEWLLVADPRHLQYLANFAVQTLSFSGGERGWLLLQRNGGSTLLGDNFAIRAAASTPFVDNEIVEKWYDHKHSIINRDHALINALKQAAPGLQGTKGLVEAEWLPCGALTALEGANVVSSVAEDVPGPGVTTDLGSAIRQARRQKLPDEIALLKSCMRAAEAGMARVRDVLKPGVSELECFVEIQKAVVTAAGKACYIYGDFRSMTAEQPKAGGLPTQYRVKEGDLYTLDYSVVLDGYRSDFTNTFAVGEPAAGLKELFAICQAGMAGGEKALKAGAKASDVYAAVNKPYVEAGKTALFTHHAGHGLGLAHPEAPILVPDSVDVLLAGDVVTLEPGAYQPGLGGMRIEHNYLITDTGYERLSQHQISLT comes from the coding sequence ATGCTGACCCGAGAAGGTTGCCTCGCCCGTCAGAAGCGTGTCTGGGATCTCGTGCCGGCCGACGTCGAATGGCTCCTCGTCGCGGATCCGCGGCACCTGCAGTACCTCGCCAACTTCGCCGTCCAGACCCTGAGCTTCTCCGGCGGCGAGCGAGGCTGGCTGCTACTCCAACGGAATGGCGGATCGACGCTCCTCGGCGACAATTTCGCGATCCGCGCGGCGGCGAGCACGCCCTTCGTCGACAACGAGATCGTCGAGAAGTGGTACGACCACAAGCACTCGATCATCAATCGCGACCACGCCCTGATCAACGCCCTCAAACAGGCGGCTCCGGGCCTCCAGGGGACGAAGGGTCTCGTCGAAGCGGAGTGGCTCCCCTGCGGAGCCCTGACCGCTCTCGAAGGCGCTAACGTTGTCTCCTCCGTCGCGGAAGACGTCCCGGGCCCCGGCGTCACCACCGACCTCGGCTCCGCGATCCGTCAGGCCCGCCGCCAGAAGCTGCCCGACGAAATCGCCCTCCTCAAGTCCTGCATGCGGGCCGCCGAGGCCGGAATGGCCCGCGTCCGCGACGTGCTGAAGCCCGGCGTCAGCGAGCTGGAGTGCTTTGTCGAGATCCAGAAGGCGGTCGTCACCGCCGCCGGGAAGGCCTGCTACATCTACGGCGACTTCCGCTCCATGACCGCGGAGCAGCCGAAGGCGGGCGGCCTCCCGACCCAGTACCGCGTCAAAGAGGGGGACCTCTACACCCTCGACTACTCGGTCGTCCTCGACGGCTACCGCAGCGACTTCACGAACACCTTCGCGGTGGGCGAGCCTGCCGCCGGTCTGAAGGAACTCTTCGCAATCTGCCAGGCCGGGATGGCGGGGGGCGAGAAGGCTCTCAAGGCGGGCGCCAAGGCGAGCGACGTCTACGCCGCGGTCAACAAGCCGTACGTCGAGGCGGGCAAGACGGCCCTCTTCACGCACCACGCCGGCCACGGCCTGGGCCTGGCCCATCCGGAAGCTCCGATCCTCGTTCCGGACAGCGTCGACGTGCTGCTCGCCGGCGACGTCGTCACGCTCGAGCCGGGCGCGTACCAGCCGGGCCTCGGCGGGATGCGGATCGAGCACAACTACCTGATCACCGACACCGGCTACGAGCGTCTCAGCCAGCACCAGATCTCGCTGACCTGA
- the argJ gene encoding bifunctional glutamate N-acetyltransferase/amino-acid acetyltransferase ArgJ has product MTTSAPLPILPLGFSANGHACGIKADPNRLDLALFVSDRPAAAAGVFTQNRVCGAPVQVCRERLPRGTARAVVINSGNSNACTGDRGIADAKRMTALVAEGIGCAADDVLVCSTGVIGRLLPIDKLAAGIPVVAKSVDAKTESFERAARGMMTTDTVPKQVTRTVELAGTTVRISGAAKGAAMIAPNMATMLCVVMTDAAIEAGQLPGLLKKAVDRSFNCITIDGHTSTSDTVLLLANGASGAAPKSAQELSAFQTALDDVCMELSQKIIRDGEGASHFVTVDVSGLESVEAATRIAKAVCDSALVKTAITGNDPNWGRIVSAAGYAGIPFAEKECSLVVNGFELYQAGVPLPFNEGEVSAAMRTGEIHIDLKFTRGSSVVRFWTTDLTAEYVRLNADYTT; this is encoded by the coding sequence ATGACCACTTCCGCGCCGCTTCCCATCCTCCCTCTCGGGTTCTCCGCCAACGGCCACGCCTGCGGCATCAAGGCCGATCCGAACCGGCTCGACCTGGCCCTGTTCGTCTCGGACCGCCCGGCGGCGGCTGCCGGGGTCTTCACGCAGAACCGCGTCTGCGGAGCGCCGGTCCAAGTCTGCCGGGAGCGGCTCCCACGCGGGACGGCGCGGGCCGTCGTGATCAACTCGGGGAACTCGAACGCCTGTACCGGAGACCGGGGGATCGCCGACGCCAAGCGGATGACCGCCCTCGTCGCCGAGGGGATCGGCTGTGCCGCGGACGACGTCCTCGTCTGCTCGACAGGCGTCATCGGCCGACTGCTTCCCATCGACAAACTCGCGGCGGGGATCCCTGTCGTGGCGAAGAGCGTAGACGCCAAGACCGAGAGCTTCGAGCGGGCCGCGCGAGGCATGATGACCACCGACACCGTCCCCAAGCAGGTCACGCGGACCGTCGAATTGGCAGGGACCACGGTGCGGATCAGCGGGGCCGCCAAAGGGGCAGCGATGATCGCCCCGAACATGGCGACGATGCTCTGCGTGGTCATGACCGACGCGGCGATCGAGGCGGGCCAGTTACCCGGCCTGCTCAAGAAGGCGGTCGACCGGAGCTTCAACTGCATCACGATCGACGGCCACACGAGCACAAGCGACACGGTGCTACTTCTCGCCAACGGAGCGAGCGGCGCCGCCCCGAAATCGGCTCAGGAGCTGTCGGCGTTCCAGACGGCGCTCGACGACGTCTGCATGGAGCTGTCGCAGAAGATCATTCGCGACGGAGAAGGGGCCTCGCACTTCGTCACGGTCGACGTGAGCGGACTGGAGTCGGTCGAAGCGGCCACCCGGATCGCCAAGGCGGTCTGCGACAGCGCTCTCGTCAAAACGGCGATCACGGGGAACGACCCGAACTGGGGCCGGATCGTCTCCGCCGCCGGTTACGCAGGAATTCCGTTCGCGGAGAAAGAATGCTCGCTCGTCGTCAACGGATTTGAGCTCTATCAGGCCGGCGTCCCGCTGCCGTTCAACGAGGGTGAGGTCTCGGCCGCCATGAGGACCGGGGAGATCCACATCGATCTCAAGTTTACCCGTGGGTCGTCGGTCGTCCGGTTCTGGACGACCGACCTCACCGCCGAGTACGTCCGCCTCAACGCCGATTACACGACGTGA
- the miaB gene encoding tRNA (N6-isopentenyl adenosine(37)-C2)-methylthiotransferase MiaB: MPHNGKLYIETVGCQMNVLDSELVVAALRQQGYALTDDMKEADTVLFNTCSVREHAEQKIYSQLGRLRVARKKKPDQVIGVIGCMAQKDQELIFQKAPHVDLIVGTGQLAEIPRLIDEARRDRKPAIAVSLDRKEGSRLDVASSFESYDPLRDPEMRPSPWQAYVRIMFGCDKFCTYCVVPMTRGPEQSRAPSEIIREVQSLVAQGVREVTLLGQTVNSYKFTENGRQSRMSDLLAAIHDTPGLQRIKFVTNFPKDMTDDLLQAIRDLPKVSRYLHVPLQHGCDEVLKRMKRGYTVADYRDMMARIRETVPGAAVSSDFIVGFCGETEEAFQKCMDVVREFRFKNSFIFKYSPRPGTKANELWSDDIPEEVKRRRNNELLTLQNEISEEDNAEFLGRTVEVLVEGPSKRTTKAKGTTSGQMAEDANLNYPMPGVVESAVLAGHVHRDHDHDHDDAGCDTGCGTGALVSLDLGRSGSTVAAAASRTEPVQLVGRTPCDRIVVFDGQPRLAGSIAEIHIHDCTPTTLLGSIVTRQIQHGNETLLPILM, translated from the coding sequence ATGCCTCACAACGGCAAGCTCTACATCGAAACCGTCGGCTGCCAGATGAATGTTCTGGACAGCGAACTCGTCGTCGCCGCGCTCCGGCAGCAGGGGTACGCCCTGACCGACGACATGAAAGAGGCGGATACCGTCCTGTTCAACACATGCTCGGTGCGGGAGCATGCCGAGCAGAAGATCTACTCGCAGCTCGGCCGGCTCCGCGTGGCGCGGAAGAAGAAGCCGGACCAGGTGATCGGCGTCATCGGCTGCATGGCCCAGAAGGACCAGGAGCTGATCTTTCAGAAGGCGCCGCACGTCGACCTGATCGTCGGGACCGGGCAGCTGGCCGAGATCCCCCGGCTGATCGACGAAGCCCGCCGCGACCGGAAGCCGGCGATCGCCGTCAGTCTGGACCGCAAGGAAGGCTCGCGGCTCGACGTGGCGAGCTCGTTCGAGAGCTATGACCCGCTCCGCGACCCGGAGATGCGGCCGAGCCCGTGGCAGGCGTATGTCCGGATCATGTTCGGGTGCGACAAGTTCTGCACCTACTGCGTCGTCCCGATGACCCGCGGGCCGGAGCAATCTCGGGCCCCGAGCGAGATCATCCGCGAGGTTCAGTCGCTGGTCGCGCAGGGGGTCCGGGAGGTGACGCTGCTGGGGCAGACGGTCAACAGCTACAAGTTCACTGAGAACGGGCGGCAGTCGCGGATGAGCGATCTGCTGGCGGCGATTCATGACACGCCGGGGCTGCAGCGGATCAAGTTCGTCACGAATTTTCCGAAGGACATGACGGACGACCTGCTGCAGGCGATCCGCGATCTGCCGAAGGTGTCGCGCTACCTCCACGTGCCGCTGCAGCATGGCTGCGATGAGGTGCTCAAGCGGATGAAGCGGGGGTACACCGTGGCGGACTACCGGGACATGATGGCCCGGATTCGCGAGACGGTTCCGGGGGCGGCGGTGTCGAGCGACTTTATTGTGGGGTTCTGCGGGGAGACCGAGGAGGCGTTCCAGAAGTGCATGGACGTTGTCCGGGAGTTCCGTTTCAAGAACAGCTTCATCTTCAAATACAGCCCGCGCCCGGGGACGAAGGCGAACGAGTTGTGGTCGGATGACATTCCGGAGGAGGTGAAGCGCCGCCGGAACAATGAGCTGCTGACGCTGCAGAACGAGATCAGTGAGGAGGACAACGCGGAGTTTCTGGGCCGGACGGTTGAAGTCCTTGTTGAAGGTCCGAGCAAGCGGACGACGAAGGCGAAGGGGACGACCTCCGGTCAGATGGCGGAGGACGCGAACCTGAATTATCCGATGCCGGGGGTCGTGGAGTCGGCGGTTCTTGCCGGTCATGTGCATCGGGATCATGACCACGATCATGATGATGCGGGGTGTGATACCGGCTGCGGGACGGGGGCGCTGGTGTCGCTGGATCTCGGTCGGTCCGGGTCGACGGTGGCGGCGGCTGCGTCGCGGACGGAGCCGGTTCAGCTGGTGGGGCGGACGCCGTGTGACCGGATTGTGGTGTTTGACGGGCAGCCGCGGCTGGCGGGTTCGATTGCCGAAATCCACATTCACGACTGCACGCCGACGACGCTGTTGGGCTCGATCGTGACGCGTCAGATTCAGCATGGAAACGAGACGTTGCTGCCGATCCTGATGTAG
- a CDS encoding SGNH/GDSL hydrolase family protein: MPRLVPRLLAGLLISLSTAPLVAPVSAQEAAPPAKPLKSPLAKLELQDGDSIVFLGDSITHQCLYTQYLEDYLYTRFPKMRLKIHNAGVGGARAWDALQRFEKDVASYKPKYVTILLGMNDGTYRPYDDPTFQTYRTDMVKVNEEITKIGATPILMTPTMFDSRAARARPNKREADSTALYNSTLAYYGTWLREVAVEEGFGFVDMWGPLNNLTLEQREKDPAFTLIKDAVHPDAPGQLIMAAAIINDMGFKRQVGAIRVNLANKKKPVQGNGGTASDVNATDDGIEFTWQAESLPWVVPAEAQEGAKLANLGHRLSAEAIEVHGLPAGKYTLSIDGQEVGTYTAEQLERHVELQGNDKTPQYQQALKVAELNKKRNDGPVKALRGEWGRFQGYARKRLEAEKSPDSAATKDQLAMLEKQIEGMDERVAEHNAKAKEIEDEIFKTNVIPARKYVLKKAAN; the protein is encoded by the coding sequence ATGCCCCGACTTGTTCCTCGCCTGCTGGCCGGTCTGCTGATCAGCCTCTCGACCGCGCCGCTCGTGGCTCCGGTCTCTGCCCAGGAAGCCGCCCCGCCCGCCAAGCCGCTCAAGTCCCCCCTCGCCAAGCTGGAGCTCCAGGACGGCGACTCGATCGTGTTCCTGGGGGACAGCATCACCCACCAGTGCCTCTACACGCAGTACCTGGAGGATTACCTCTACACCCGCTTCCCCAAGATGCGGCTCAAGATCCACAACGCCGGGGTCGGCGGGGCCCGTGCGTGGGACGCCCTGCAGCGGTTCGAGAAGGACGTTGCCTCGTACAAGCCCAAGTACGTCACGATCCTGCTGGGGATGAACGACGGGACCTATCGTCCTTATGACGATCCGACGTTCCAGACCTATCGCACCGACATGGTGAAGGTGAACGAGGAGATCACGAAGATCGGCGCGACGCCGATCCTGATGACGCCGACGATGTTCGACTCCCGCGCCGCCCGTGCCAGGCCGAACAAGCGGGAGGCGGACAGCACCGCTCTCTACAACTCGACGCTGGCCTACTACGGCACGTGGCTGCGGGAAGTGGCCGTCGAGGAAGGGTTCGGGTTCGTCGACATGTGGGGGCCGCTGAACAATCTGACGCTGGAGCAGCGGGAGAAGGATCCGGCTTTCACGCTGATCAAGGATGCCGTGCATCCGGACGCTCCGGGCCAGCTCATCATGGCGGCGGCGATCATCAACGACATGGGGTTCAAGCGGCAGGTCGGCGCGATCCGCGTCAACCTGGCCAACAAGAAGAAGCCGGTCCAGGGGAACGGCGGGACGGCGAGCGATGTGAACGCGACGGACGACGGGATTGAGTTCACGTGGCAGGCGGAATCGCTGCCGTGGGTCGTTCCGGCGGAAGCTCAGGAAGGGGCCAAGCTGGCGAACCTGGGGCATCGGCTGAGTGCCGAGGCGATTGAGGTTCACGGTCTTCCGGCTGGCAAGTACACGTTGTCGATCGACGGTCAGGAAGTGGGCACGTACACGGCGGAGCAGCTGGAGCGGCATGTCGAACTGCAGGGGAATGACAAGACTCCTCAGTATCAGCAGGCCTTGAAGGTGGCTGAGCTGAACAAGAAGCGAAATGACGGTCCGGTGAAGGCGCTCCGTGGGGAGTGGGGCCGGTTCCAGGGGTACGCCCGCAAGCGGTTGGAGGCGGAGAAGAGTCCGGACAGTGCCGCGACGAAGGATCAGCTCGCCATGCTGGAGAAGCAGATTGAAGGGATGGACGAGCGCGTGGCGGAGCACAATGCGAAGGCGAAGGAGATTGAGGATGAGATCTTCAAGACGAATGTGATTCCTGCCCGGAAGTATGTTTTGAAGAAGGCTGCGAACTAG